One window from the genome of Pyrus communis chromosome 16, drPyrComm1.1, whole genome shotgun sequence encodes:
- the LOC137719919 gene encoding uncharacterized protein produces MGYEFYHPDDQKVFVAKTAKFLEDEFVLKGTISKTMEINEIKDEPQTSTRHIDNPVPGPQAPRRSERVSKPPKRYGLDNDFAELYLLGDNDTKEDPRDYKEAMSDIDSKRWQEAMKSEMDSMYQNQQMDVKTAFLNGYLEEELYMAQPEGFVSKSEKTKMEQSKKGILPVGHGIHLSKSIGPKTPEEIRHMNMIPYASAIGSLMYAMICTRPDIAYAVSITSRYQSNPGSEH; encoded by the exons ATGGGATATGAGTTCTACCATCCTGACGACCAGAAAGTCTTTGTCGCCAAAACTGCTAAGTTTCTAGAGGATGAATTTGTTCTCAAAGGAACTATAAGTAAAACGATGGAAATTAATGAGATTAAAGATGAACCACAAACAAGCACAAGACATATTGACAACCCTGTTCCTGGACCCCAAGCTCCACGTAGATCTGAAAGGGTTAGTAAGCCACCTAAGAGGTATGGCTTAGACAATGACTTTGCGGAATTGTACCTTCTGGGTGACAATGACACAAAGGAGGACCCTAGGGACTACAAAGAAGCAATGTCCGACATTGATTCAAAGAGATGGCAAGAGGCCATGAAATCCGAGATggattccatgtatcaaaatcag caaatggacgtgaagacaGCCTTTCTGAACGGCTACCTAGAGGAAGAGCTTTATATGGCTCAACCCGAAGGTTTCGTGTCCAAGTCTGAAAAGACTAAG ATGGAGCAATCTAAGAAAGGTATTCTTCCTGTAGGACATGGAATTCATCTTTCTAAGTCCATAGGACCTAAGACTCCTGAAGAGATAcggcatatgaatatgattccttatgcttccgccataggaagtcttatgtatgccatgatatgcacaaggccTGATATCGCATATGCTGTGAGCATTACTAGTCGATATCAATCTAACCCAGGATCAGAACACTAG